The sequence TAACAATCTCCCAAATTTAAGTACTATCAGCACTCTTGCTAAAAAACAAGATATCAGCGGTATAAGGAGTTTATATAATTGTTATAACACTTCGATAAAGGATGAATTTGATAGATTAAATAACATATTATTACATCAAGATTTTGCTTCAGTATTTAACGCTTCCACGAAAATACTTCCAAAATTTCATATTTTACATTTAATCGATAACGCAATAAATGGTAACGAAGATATCCAATTATATGAACCTCAAATACCTAACACAGGATTTGAATTAAAAATATTCTCAATTAACAGGTCATTATCAAATTATTCATTAATATACCTTAATGCTTCAAGGACTTCAGAAGACGATTTCTACTTAAATCGTATTGATAAACATTGGTATAAAATTGAGACAGATGCAACTCCCAATCCCAATTTTGTATTACTAGCAATTAATGATGCATCATATTCTCAGGCAACGATTTGCGATCATAATTCAAAATTTGCTGATAAAGTCATTGAAATAGTAGAACAGTTGGATATCTATTTTAAGTTTCTTAACCAGGAAGTAATTTTTTTTACTCATTCCAGATCCTATGATGAAAAATTTTCTAACAGCAGGTTGAACAGAACAAATCATAAATTTGTTCCATTTCGAAGCGATAAAAGCAAAGCAACGAATGAATTCATTGATACCCCTATATCGGTGATTGTAGGGACCCCTTATCTTCCACCAGATTATTTCATCAGTCCACCTTTCGAACTAGAATGGAAACCATCATCAGACATTATAAAAGAAGTTGAAGATAATAAGACCAAACCCTATAAAAATCCGATTTACCCCGTTAATAGAGAAATATCTGATAATTGTGCTATTGAACACTTAATTCAAGTTGTTGGAAGGACTTTTCGAAAAAAAAACAATGGTCCCGAGAGAAAGAAACTCGTAATCTTATTTTCGAATCTAGATATCAAAAACGCACTATTTCAGCAAAATGGATGCGAGTATCTCTCTTTTAAAATAAGATCCCAAACAAGTCGAAACGGCTTTTATACACAATTGGAAAGAGAAATAAAAAAGGTTCTTTTTCCTTTGATTTTTGATAAAATTATTGATGACATAAAAATTAGATTGGAGAGTGATGATCATGTAAAATTGTATGAATATTGTGTTGAAGTTTCAAAACAGTTGGATGGAAAAATTGGATTTAAAACAATCGAACGAGAGATAAAGTCTCGATTACATGATTATATCCAAAAAATGCCAGTAGGCTTTAATAATCGTAACATACTGGTCATAAAGAAACCCAATCTTCCATGTTTTGATGATAATGACACAATATTAAAACCTATTCAATCATTGGAGGGAGAATAGGATGATTTGAAATTTCACTTTTGAAATATCCCTATTATAATTAATAGGGAGTATTTTTCTAATAATTGTTAACATCAGTTAGTTAACAAAACGTGAGGCACTAATGGAATAATATATTGAGACAATTAGATATTGTCCTTAAATTAAGAAAAGGAAAGCAAATGAAAAAGTTTGAATCTCATAACATACCTGATGAGTTAAAAGTGTATGATTCGTGGGTAGTATGGAGATATATTCAACGAAATGGAGGAAGAAATGGTAAACAGCCTTTCATCTCATCAACCTGTTATCCTAGTAGGAGAAGGCCAATTCCAGCTAAAACTACCGATCCAAAAACATGGAGCAGCTTTGATGATGCTGTACAATATGGAAAATTATCTGGAAACGGAGGAATTGGATTTGTATTTTCTCCAAATATTCCATATATTGGATTAGATATCGATGATTGTATAGTAAATAGAGAGATAATTGCTCCAGTGAAAAAGTTGTTGGATGACTTAAATACTTACTCCGAAATCTCCCCGAGTGGAACAGGAATACGCTGTATTCTCAAATCCAATTATTCTGGAAACCAGAATATATCAGGATATAATAACATTCGTAAAATCGAGATATCAACAGATAGAAGATACGTTACCATTACAGGGTTTGTTATTGAAGGTTATCCATTAGAAATCAATGAAAATGACAAGGTAATGGACGAAATTGTGGTACAAATGGAAAACTCACCCACCACCCCACTGTGTGTAGTTTCTTCTGAACCCTTAAGCCAAATAGATGTTGATCTTTTAACGGGGCCCGAAGAGTTGAATGATGTCGAGATAATTGCAAAAATCTGGTCGAGTCAGAAGGGTAAAAGATTATGGATCGGAGACATCTCACTGTTTGACAATGATCACAGTAGAGCAGACATGGCACTTCTCTGTATGATCGCTAACTGGTCTCGAAATATTAATCAAATCGATCGTCTATTTCGAAAAAGTAAGTTATTCCGAGAAAAATGGGAACAAAAGTGCGGTATGATCAATGGAGTTGAGTGTACATATGGGTATATCTCAATAATCAAGGCATTATCTCGTACCAAGGACTTTTTAAAATACCGGTAATTACGATGATTTTTGGAATGCCATATTGAAAACCCGGTTTTACTGAAATTATAATACCCCTTTTTTAATAGGTAATATTATGAGGGAAAAAATATGCAGATGATATTAGAAAAATTAAAAGAGAGAGCTCTGAATACAAAAAATCAAAAGGAATTCATTGCGTTGACTAGGCAGATTATCAAGATTGAAGAATTAAGGGTGAATCAAGAAAGGATGAGTGTGCTAGAATCTCGTATGGAAAAAAAAGAACAATTTGTACGAGAAATTGACAAAGCGATAATGACTCAAATTTTAAATGAATCTTCGGTGATCGGATGACTAAGACTAAACTGGTGAAATTAGCAGAACGGATGGAAAAATTAGAACATAAGGTGACGAGATTGAAGCGGATGATGAATAATGAAATTTATCGTCATAAGTTCATAAAGGCGTGGTGTGAGAATATACCTAATGTATCTATTCATGAAATTTAGAAATACTAATGATAATAATCTGAATAATATTAGAAAATAGAAGATTGCAGAGATAGAGATATTAGTTATTTATGGAATAGAACGTTCTAATATTCCCATATTTATTAGTCCGTTGAATCATTTCATTTAATTTATCAGAAGAAATTCCAATCTCTCGGAGTAAACATAATTCTAGAATAAATTTTAATACGATTATTCCATATATGAAATCCGATCCTTCTAAAATTTGATCTCTTAATCGCTCATCACGATGGGCATGGAAATTTCTTGTGTCAACGATTTTATTAATCAATTGATCTAAATTTTGAACGTAATTAGAAAGAATGTTATGATATTCAGAATTCAAAGATACCATTAATTCCTTTAATCGTTTTCTCAAACTATATTCGTTTAAGTAAGTAAACTTACCTTTTAAGCTTTCTTTAAAGTCACGTTCTAATGATGTTGGAATTGATTGAATTAAATCAATCTTCAAAAGATCAAATTCAGATTCTATAACATATTTACCATTGAATCTTACTCTATGATAGGACTCAATAGCTTGAATAAGAGAATTAAATTTATATGTGGATAATGATCCATCATCAATCATAACTAGGTGATATAATTCAATAACAGATTGAATTGAATTGAATTCTCTATTCCAATTATTTAATGAATCTTCGAATACATCTGAAATATCTAAATATGTAAATAGCATCTCTGATGGATGTATTGCTTTAATATTTTCATTATATCCTAATATTCGAAAATGTATTTTAATTTCCTGTTCTTCAACAACTTCAGGATTTTGTGATTGGATAAAACCAATAATTTTTTTGGGGAATATTGGATTACCCAATCCTAAAGATATGTATGTTTGAATTGGAAAGATTACTTGTTCGAACACACTATCAAATCGTATCGGACTTTGAGGAATTATTTTAAAAAACCAATTCCAATTAATGGATAAACCGGAGATATTATTGTGATTAAAATTTATGTTCATCTTTATTTCAATATTACAATCTCCTATGGTTATTGTAATAGATTGAGGGAAATTAACTAATGCCGTCTGTGTCCCTTCAATTCTACCCTCTCTATCATAATTTAACTGATAGGTCATTGGATGTCGAGCAAACCATTCATTTGTACGAGTGAATTCAATTTTTATTAAGTTATATTCAATATTTTCGGGAGCCTCCGAGTGGATTCCCTCAAATATTCTCGATACAGCAAAATCACTGGAGTAATAACCAGGAAATGAAAAGCTATTTGTAATATGAAGGCAATTTTCAAGAGTGTAGAGTTTACCATTTTTCGTATTACCAAAAATGATGTTTTCCCTACTTACCCGTAGTGAAACATCAATTTCGTAAAATGAACCATTTAATGTTAAATTTCCTCCATCCCTTGAAGAATATGATAGTCTTCCACTAATTTTTCTTTCTGGATTCGATGGAAGCCACCAATATCCCTCACAATCAATCTCTTCCATAAATATTATGTGGAAAAGGATTTATTAAAACATTTATACTTAAATTGAGATATCAATATATCTTATTTACTACATCTATAGGAAGAAATGGAAGATTCTTAAAAGATCTGTAATTATGCCATTGATACCATTGAGATGGAGGGACTATTACAAATCCATCAAGGATAAGATTAATTCCAGGAGAGAGTTCTATTTGCTTCATCTCATGACCACGATAATAAGGTTTTTCTAAAATAATTTTTCTTAAATATTCACCTAATTGGTCTGGATTAGTGTGGCCTGAATATTCAAAGTACTCGGGTTTTATTGAGGTCAGTTGTGTCGTTAAAAATTCAGAATCGCATTTAAAGTAATAATCATATCCAAGGGGTGTTTTTACAATTGCAGTTTTTGGTAATGTAAGAAATTGGTTTTCGTACTCTATTAATCGATCATTTCTATACCTGAACTCGGCATTTTAACCCATAGGTATTTGGTCGGTGAAGAGGCTGAGTATTTTTGTTGCTCTCTTAGGAATCTGTGCAAAACTTTTTGTTCCACGTGCATCATGAATTATCTCAATTTTTGAAAGTTCAAAAAAGACTTCTTCTACAGAGATAATCTGATTTAAGTTTAATATGCGAAGTTTTCTTAAAACTGAAAAGTATATCCTCAGTGCCAATAATGATATGAAAAAATAACCTCTAACACTTTCTTCCGACTGCAAATACGATTTATCTGAATCTATTGGGTTTTTTAATGCATCAAATGCAAGTTCCACATCTTCCCTCTCTTTATATAAAAGAAAAATTTCTGCTGGAGGTTTAGCAATGTCAGATAATATTGGAATTATTCCCGAAAATT comes from Methanospirillum hungatei and encodes:
- a CDS encoding HEPN domain-containing protein, whose translation is MEEIDCEGYWWLPSNPERKISGRLSYSSRDGGNLTLNGSFYEIDVSLRVSRENIIFGNTKNGKLYTLENCLHITNSFSFPGYYSSDFAVSRIFEGIHSEAPENIEYNLIKIEFTRTNEWFARHPMTYQLNYDREGRIEGTQTALVNFPQSITITIGDCNIEIKMNINFNHNNISGLSINWNWFFKIIPQSPIRFDSVFEQVIFPIQTYISLGLGNPIFPKKIIGFIQSQNPEVVEEQEIKIHFRILGYNENIKAIHPSEMLFTYLDISDVFEDSLNNWNREFNSIQSVIELYHLVMIDDGSLSTYKFNSLIQAIESYHRVRFNGKYVIESEFDLLKIDLIQSIPTSLERDFKESLKGKFTYLNEYSLRKRLKELMVSLNSEYHNILSNYVQNLDQLINKIVDTRNFHAHRDERLRDQILEGSDFIYGIIVLKFILELCLLREIGISSDKLNEMIQRTNKYGNIRTFYSINN